In Spinacia oleracea cultivar Varoflay chromosome 5, BTI_SOV_V1, whole genome shotgun sequence, a single window of DNA contains:
- the LOC110783680 gene encoding pyruvate kinase isozyme A, chloroplastic → MSQSTATAFSLLTPTKISPFKTLLKPRHSILSVRSDPKSNPHSNHHHHPLSVSVSGAAVVSPVVLDSSSSSSSALEIDHVSSSEMKENGFRSTRRTKLVCTIGPSTCDFDTIEALAEGGMNVARLNMCHNTREWHKEVLEHVRRLNEEKGFAVAVMMDTQGSEIHLGDFGAASSLKAEDGDIWTFSVRSFDESQPERTISASYDGFAEDVEVGDELVVDGGMVRFEVVEKIGPDVKCLCTDPGLLLPRANLALWRKGRLVQQRNSMLPTITSKDWLDIDFAIAEGVDFIALSFVRSADTINHLRSYIAARSPNRDVAVIAKIESVDSLKNLEEIIKASDGAMVARGDMGSQIPLEQVPFAQHRIVQLCRQLNKPVIVASQLLESMIEYPIPTRAEVADVSEAVRQQADALMLSGESAMGLYPDKALAVLRSVSVRMEKWCREDKLSEELELTNISTSLSAVIKEEICRSAAKIASSLQVDALFVYTSDGHMASLLSRWRPDCPIFAFTPTASVRKQLNLQWGLIPFRLNFSEDMDSNLSRTLSLLKIRGMIKSGDRIVAVSDMLQSIQVRVVP, encoded by the exons ATGTCTCAGTCCACCGCCACAGCATTCTCTCTCCTAACCCCAACCAAAATCTCCCCTTTCAAAACCCTCCTTAAACCCCGCCATTCAATCCTTTCCGTCCGATCAGACCCCAAATCAAACCCTCACtctaaccaccaccaccaccccctcTCCGTCTCTGTTTCCGGAGCCGCGGTGGTTTCCCCGGTGGTTCTAGactcttcttcatcttcctccTCCGCCTTAGAAATCGACCATGTAAGCTCGTCGGAGATGAAGGAGAACGGGTTTCGCAGCACGCGCAGGACGAAGCTCGTGTGCACGATTGGGCCTAGCACGTGCGACTTCGATACTATCGAGGCGCTTGCTGAAGGTGGGATGAATGTCGCACGTTTGAACATGTGTCATAACACGAGGGAGTGGCACAAGGAGGTGCTTGAGCACGTGCGAAGGTTGAATGAGGAGAAAGGGTTTGCTGTTGCAGTGATGATGGATACTCAAGGGAGTGAGATTCATTTGGGTGATTTTGGTGCTGCTTCTTCTCTTAAAGCCGag GATGGCGATATTTGGACCTTCAGTGTCCGGTCTTTTGACGAGAGTCAGCCAGAGCGCACCATCAGTGCAAGCTACGACGGTTTCGCTGAAG ATGTCGAAGTGGGTGATGAACTTGTCGTGGATGGTGGTATGGTTCGGTTTGAGGTTGTTGAGAAAATTGGCCCTGATGTCAAGTGCTTGTGCACTGATCCGGGTTTATTGTTGCCTCGTGCAAATCTCGCCTTATGGAGGAAGGGAAGACTGGTTCAACAACGTAACAGTATGCTCCCAACGATCACGTCTAAG GATTGGCTGGATATTGATTTTGCTATAGCAGAAGGTGTGGATTTCATTGCATTATCGTTTGTGCGTTCAGCTGATACAATCAATCATCTACGGAGTTATATTGCTGCACGATCTCCTAACAG GGATGTTGCTGTTATTGCTAAAATAGAGAGTGTCGACTCACTGAAGAATCTGGAAGAGATCATTAAAGCTTCGGACGGAGCTATGGTTGCCAGAGGAGACATGGGCTCACAAATACCTCTAGAACAAGTTCCATTTGCACAACATAGAATTGTTCAGCTATGCAGGCAGCTGAATAAGCCAGTCATTGTTGCCTCACAACTCCTCGAGTCTATGATCGAGTATCCTATACCAACTAGAGCCGAAGTTGCTGATGTTTCTGAAGCCGTCAGACAACAAGCTGATGCGTTGATGCTCTCTGGGGAATCAGCTATGGGTCTTTACCCTGATAAGGCGTTGGCCGTTCTTAGGAGTGTCAGCGTGCGGATGGAGAAATGGTGTAGAGAGGATAAGCTTAGTGAAGAGTTGGAACTGACGAATATATCAACTTCGTTGTCGGCTGTCATAAAAGAAGAGATATGCCGTTCTGCTGCTAAAATAG CGAGCAGCCTTCAAGTGGATGCGTTGTTTGTTTACACGTCAGACGGACACATGGCATCTCTCCTTTCACGGTGGCGACCAGACTGTCCCATATTTGCCTTTACCCCGACTGCTTCTGTCCGTAAACAGTTAAATCTGCAATGGGGGTTAATCCCTTTCCGGTTAAACTTTTCTGAAGACATGGACAGTAATTTGAGCAGAACTCTGTCGTTGTTGAAAATAAGAGGCATGATCAAATCTGGAGACCGTATTGTTGCTGTTTCTGATATGCTACAATCTATCCAGGTACGGGTTGTTCCCTAA
- the LOC110781774 gene encoding two-component response regulator 24-like gives MANAKKFSALVVGDDSTNRAINLKYLRRNGFETEIAQNGLEAVEFFRMGYKFDLVVMDMEMPIMDGFQATQEIRAMGVRSLMIGMSSTSSQVKIQEFVSAGLDHYYPKPMNMAKLVAIINLFN, from the exons ATGGCAAATGCTAAGAAGTTTAGTGCTCTTGTTGTTGGTGATGACTCCACTAATAGAGCCATAAATCTAAAGTATTTACGTAGAAATGGATTTGAAACTGAAATTGCTCAAAATGGGCTAGAAGCTGTTGAGTTTTTTAGAATGGGCTACAAGTTTGATTTAGTGGTCATGGACATGGAAATGCCCATCATGGATGGCTTTCAG GCAACACAAGAAATACGAGCTATGGGTGTAAGGAGTTTGATGATTGGAATGTCTTCAACTTCTTCTCAAGTAAAGATTCAGGAGTTTGTGAGTGCTGGGTTGGATCATTACTACCCCAAGCCCATGAACATGGCTAAACTTGTTGCCATTATTAATCTTTTTAACTGA